Part of the Vibrio sp. SS-MA-C1-2 genome, TAACTCATCGATATTTAACTGTTGAGGATATTGCTTAGTAAAACGTTGTGAGTAAACTAACTTATTATCATTTTCATCTGAACTGTTATCAAATAACTCAATATCAACAGTCGGAGAACCACAGCTTTTAGGGAAATTAAACTCTGTGCGATCAATGCCCCAATTTGTCATAGAAACCCAATATAATGGCGTTGATGTCTGTTGTGGATTCAGAATTATTGGTTGTTTAATCGTTTGTTCTTCCCCTTCAATGACTAGTTGATAAAACCCTGCTTTTAACGGTCGCTTATTACCCTCATTACGAATTTCAAAATACCCATTGATGCCATGGGTAAACTTATCAATACTTATTTTATGATCCCGATTATCAATCAAATAAATATTTTCAAAGTCGAGTTTTGAATAACCTGAAACTCTATAACTATAGGTGACATTTGAACGATTGTATGTAACGACACGATCAATTTTAAGTTTGGAAAGTAAAACACTGGGCTCGGTGGAGGTTAGCTCCACGCCACAATTATAAGAGAGAATACTATCTAGAAGCTTTATTAGATTATCCTCGATCTCCACATTAGGATGTTGTTGCCATAATTTAATCATGGATTCAAACCCTAAACTATCATTACCTTGTAAGAAGTATTGATGTGTATCAGTCAACTGATCATGATCGAGAAACCAATCATCAGCTTTACTTGGAAGTGATAACAAAAGAGGGAGGATAAGCCAATATTTACGCATTATTTTGATTTCATTCTATACCCTACGCCTCGCAATGTTTCAATTGACAGCATAGGTAATTTTTGACGTAGTTGTAATATATGTGTATCAACGGTTCGGGTTGTTGGAAAATGATTATATCCCCAAACATGATCTAATAACTCATCACGCGTAAACACACGGCCGCAATTTTTAGCTAAAAAGAACAGTAAATCAAACTCAGTTCTAGTCAAGAAAATCGATTCATTATTAAATGTCACATCACGGCTTGCGGTATCTATCGTTAAGTCATTAATAATCAATTGATCACTGGTATCAACTAAAGAGCCAGCTTGTCTCAGCTGTACTCGAATTCTAGCTAATAGTTCAGCTTCGGCAAAAGGTTTCGTTAAATAATCAGTTGCACCTGAATCAAGGCCAGCAACACGCTCATTGACAGTAATCATAGCAGTTAAAACAATAACAGGAATAGATTTAAGCTCTAACCAACTCGGTAAAAAATTCAACGAATCACCATCAGGCAACTGACGGTCAAGAACAACAAGATCAGCTTTTTCCCATAATCCAGAAACTTGACTAATACTATCGGCATGAAAACAGCTATAGCCAGCTTGTTTTAAACTTGCAATTAATCCATGAGCTAAATTGATATTATCTTCAACTAGTAGGATCTTATTCATAAGGGATCTCCAGGATAAATGTTGTTGGTGGGCCTTCTAGTTTAATTTTTCCGCCCATCCGTTTGACCATTGATTCAACGATTGTAAGACCTAAACCTAGGCCACTTTTCGTTTCAAATGGTGCTCTAATTTTTTGCCAATCCTTAGCCGATAACATGCCTTCATCAGAAACAGAGATAAGAAGCTTGTTTTTCTTGTATTGAGTCGTGAGCTTTACTTCACCAACCCCATATTTTTTTGCATTTTTGACTAGATTTTCAATACAGTTATTTAACCAGTATTGATTTAGACTACCTGAACGATCTTCAGCTAGATCTAAAGTAATATCTAATTCTTCTGTTATATATTCTAGCCAATCATTAATAGATTCCAACTCATCTCGGCGTAATTCTTCTTGATCTGCTTGTAAATAATCTTTACTTGCTTCTGCTAACTGACGTAATTTGACCGAATCTTCACATAGTCGTCGAAAAGGGTCATAAAAATCTTCCGGCATCAGATCAAAATCTCGCCTAAATTGTTCTACTGTCATACCTAAACTTGCAATCGGGGTTCTCAATTCATGAGTTAATATTTGAAGAATAAGTGTTCGTTGTTGAAACTCTCTGCGTTTCACTTTCCAACGATATATCAGCCACCCCACTAATAAAATGACATTCAGTGACGCTAATAGACCAATAATGAAGTTTGGCTCAAATGAACTATCACTATTCCAACAGATATTTCCTGTTTGATATGAACAGAAATCAGCATTTTTTTTCAATTTAAGTGACAGCTGATTGTTACTTGCCGCACTTTGCCAGATACTGGTTTTAAATACCATGTAAATATCTTCACTACGCAACCACAATTCACCATCAGAGAGAAAGGTATCACTTCCCTTTAACAGAGCACTCATTGCAGATTGATCCATTCGTTGAAGACGACCTAAAAGAGAAGTCGCTACCGCAGTGGGACGTTCTTTAATATGTCGGTATTTTTGAATTAAAGGTCTCAAATTAGGGTATTTATGTATATAACGTTGCGCATAAGTTCCACCACCTGGATGGATATAACCTGAACGCGCAAACCAACCAATGGGTAACTGACGTTGTGCACAAGTCGCTTGCGTAAAGACTAACGGTTGAGTCAACAATGGGGTAACAGGCCAAGGTCCATCACACGTTTCACTATTTTTATATAGTTGAATTAATGCACGAAGTGGGTATTTATCCGTTTGAGGTAGCATACTATCCGGCAAGAGTAATTGGGGTGGATAGTCTCTCTCTATATTATTTTTATTGTAGCTTGCTAATGAACTCGAGTTAATTAACTCCAGACGCAACTGTTCTAACTGCTGGGGAATATTTATAGCAGCCATGGTCAATGGACTAAAAGTAATAATTAAGACAATAAAGAGTGAGCGCATGGCAGAATTCTAACACTAGTGAAAATGTTCTGAAATGAATTATTTGTGATTGTTATGTCAGGATTAGCATGGGAATCATTGAATGAAAAAATTATTGTTTATAATGCCATCAAAATGTAGGAATATCTTGTGAGTTGGATGCAACACTAAATTAAGTGAAAATCCACTTATCACTTAGCGTTGTATCATCCCCATTTTTATTTGAAGTGACTAGGTTAGGTAGAATAACAGTAACGATTGTATTCGTTCACCCCAATCATATAGTACACCTATACTCATGGGGCCTCACTCACTGGCCGCCTACTAGCAACTCCAGTTATTTTAGGTTAAAAGGGGAATAGATTAACTTAACGACCATTCTATTTCTTCAGCAGCACGGATAGGCACAACAACATCATGACCAAATGACATTGTCTCTGGCACTGTCCAAGCAGACTTAGTGAGTGTCAGTTTGTCGTGATTAACAGGTAAATTATAGAATGTTGGGCCATTTAAACTAACAAAGGCTTCAAGATTTTCTAGTTTACCTTCTTTATCAAACACTTCAGCATAAAGCTCTACAGCTGCATGAGCCGTATAAGATCCTGCACAACCACATGCATTCTCTTTCTTATCTTTGGCATGTGGTGCGGAATCGGTGCCAATAAAGAACTTTGGGCTACCTGATGTTGCCGCAGCAATAAGTGCTTGTTGATGTGTATTACGCTTTAAAATTGGTAGGCAATAAAAATGAGGTTTAATTCCGCCCACTAACATATGATTGCGGTTAAACAATAAGTGGTGAGCAGTAATCGTTGCTGCCACATTTTCATTGGCATTATTAACAAACTCAGTCGCTTCTGCGGTGGTGATATGTTCCAATACAATTTTTAGGTTTGGAAAATCATTAACGATCGGTGCTAAAACAGTCTCTAGAAACTCTTTCTCACGATCAAAAATATCAACAGAATGGGTTGTCACTTCACCATGAACTAACAGCAACATCCCTACTTCTTCCATTGCTTCAAGCACAGGGTAGATTTTTTGTGCTGATGTCACACCTGAATCAGAGTTTGTTGTTGCACCTGCAGGGTACAATTTTGCCGCAACCACGGCACCTGATGCTTTGGCTTTCTTTATTTCATCTGGTGTTGTTTTATCTGTTAAATACAAAGCCATCAAAGGAGTGAAATTATTCGCAGGCTTTTCAGCCATGATTCGCTCTTTATATGCAATAGCCATTTCAGTGGTTGTTACTGGTGGTACAGTATTTGGCATAATAAGTGCACGACCGTTATAACGACTAATATCACGAACAGTATCGGTTAACACATCACCGTCACGTAAATGAACATGCCAATCATCAGGGCGAGTAATTTGTAATGTTGTCATTTTCAAACTCCTTTTTATCACTACACTAAGATTCAATCACTTAAGCAGTTTTACTACAGAATAAATTTCGAAGATGATAGTTCAAATATTGAGGCTTTGCACGTGATTTTTAATAAAAACCATTATCTAATTCCATTAGTTTACTGTCGATTATCCTTGTTTTTTTAATACGTAAAAACAGAAAAAGAGAGCCAAAGCCCTCTTTTAAATTAGTGATAAATTAAACTTTTTTATAAATGAGAAGAGATAGCTACACACGACTCTTTAGCGTCACCAAACAGCATATGTGAGTTCTCTTTAAAGAACAGCGGATTTTGGACACCGGCATAACCTGGACTCATTGATCGTTTAAACACAATCACATTTTTGGCATTCCAAACTTCAAGAACGGGCATTCCAGCAATTGGGCTATTTGGATCATCTTGTGCTGATGGGTTAACTGTATCATTGGCACCGATAACCAACACCGTATCTGTGTCAGAGAGATCGTCATTGATCTCATCCATCTCTAATACTATGTCGTAAGGGACTTTCGCTTCAGCGAGCAGCACATTCATATGTCCCGGCAAACGCCCTGCGACAGGGTGTATACCAAATCGCACATTAACACCTTGTGCTCGGAGTTTTTCAGTGATCTCGTATACAGGATATTGCGCTTGAGCAACTGCCATACCATATCCCGGAGTAATCACGACAGAACGGGATTCCTTCAACATTTCAGCAACGTCAGACGCACTAATTTCTTGGTGTTCTCCTTGGTCTATATCTTCTGAAATAACGACTTCTTGGCCAAAACCGCCGGCAATAACACTAATAAACGAGCGATTCATCGCTTTACACATAATATATGACAGAATAGCTCCTGACGATCCGACAAGCGCACCCGTTACAATCAATAGATCATTCGCTAACATAAAGCCTGCCGCCGCCGCTGCCCAACCAGAATAAGAGTTAAGCATTGAGACCACTACTGGCATATCAGCTCCACCAATTGAGGCCACTAAGTGATAACCAAATACAAATGCTATCAAAGTCATAATAATCAAAATATAGACCGAGTCATTCCCACTTGCAAAATTCACCATCAATAAGAAAGAGACCACAACAGCAAGCAAATTTAATTTATGCTTGTGAGGTAACATAAGCGGTGAAGATGAAATTAATCCTCTTAATTTACAAAAGGCGACAATAGACCCCGTAAATGTCACCGCACCAATGAAGATCCCTAAAAAGACTTCAACATGATGGATGGTTAATAGTGCACCAGATAATTCGCCGTGATGCAAAAAGCTGTTATACCCTACAAATACAGCGGCTAATCCCACAAAACTGTGAAGAATGGCTACTAATTCAGGCATTTCTGTCATTTCAACTTTTTTAGCGTAATAGATACCAATTCCAGCACCAATCACCATAGCGACAATGACCCAGCCAATGCCCGATGAATAAGGTCCAAAAATCGTTGCGATTAAAGCAATCGCCATACCCGCAATACCGTAATAGTTACCGGTACGTGCTGACTCCTGCTTTGATAATCCCGCTAAACTCATAATAAAAAGAACCGCAGCAACAATATATGCCGCTTGTACTAATCCTGCAGACATGATGTTACCCCTTATTTTTTACGGAACATTTCAAGCATACGTTTAGTGACAGTAAAACCACCAAAAATATTAATACTTGCAATGAGAATAGCGATAAAAGCGAGAAATGATACGACACCACTTCCCTGTCCGATTTGTAACAGTGCACCAACAATGATAATGCCAGAGATCGCATTGGTTACCGACATTAAAGGCGTATGAAGTGCATGGGTAACATTCCAAACAACGTAATAGCCAACAATACAGGCGAGAATAAATACGGTTAAATGAGATAAGAACTCAGCGGGAGCCACTGAAGCTATCCAAGCAAAAGCACCCACAGCCACTATAGTTCCAATCACCTTCTTAATTGGTGATTTTGGCTCTTTAGGTTGTACTGGTTCTTTACCTAATTTAGGTTTTTGTTGCAAATTAGGTTGAGCGGAAACTTGAATAGGAGGCGGTGGCCAACTGATTTCACCCTCTTTAATAACGGTTACACCACGTTGTACAACATCATCAAAATCAATATTGATCACACCATCTTTTTCTTTAGTTAATAGTTTAAGTAAATTAACTAAATTAGTACTGTATAGCTGTGATGATTGTGCTGGAAGTCGTGCCACCATATCAGTATAACCAATAATTTTAACCCCATTATCGGTTGTAATCACTTTATCTGCGACGGTGTAAGCACAATTTCCGCCATTCGCTGCAGCTAAATCAACAATCACACTACCAGGCTTCATCGAATCAACCATTTCTTTGGTGATCAATTTAGGCGCTGGCCTACCTGGGATTAAAGCGGTGGTAATGATGATATCTACATCTTCAGCTTGCTCTGCATAAAGCTTCTCAGCTGCTTGATTAAACGCCTCAGACATCTCTTTTGCGTAGCCATCACCACTAGAAGTATCTTCATTAAAGTCAACTTCTAAAAATTCAGCTCCCATACTCTGTACTTGCTCTTTTACTTCAGGGCGGACATCAAAAGATCGAACGATTGCCCCTAAGCTTCCTGCTGCACCAATGGCTGCAAGTCCAGCAACACCAGCACCAGCAACTAATACTTTGGCTGGTGGTACTTTTCCCGCAGCGGTGATCTGTCCAGTGAAAAAACGACCAAACAGATTAGCCGCTTCAACGACAGCACGATAACCCGCAATATTAGCCATAGAGCTCAACGCATCTAGAGATTGAGCACGAGAAATCCTTGGTACAGAATCCATTGCCAATACATTAATTTTATTTTCACTAAGCTTATTTAATAATTCGGGGTTTTGTGCTGGCCAGATAAAACTAATAAGAGTTGAACCCTCTTTTAATAACGCTAACTCATTTCGTTCTTCTGTCTCTATTGGGGCGTTAACTTTTAAAATAATATCGGATTGCCAAACATCTTGGTAGGAGGCAATAGTTGCTCCACTTTGTTGATAACTATCATTATTAAAACTTGAGAGGATGCCAGCATTATCTTCTATGACAACATTAAACCCAAGTTTAATTAGCTGCTCCACTGTTTTGGGCGTGGCTGCAACTCTTGTTTCATCATTAAATATCTCTTTAGGTACACCAATCTGCATATATTTATCCCTGTACATTGGCATTAAAGAGTGATTTATTTCTCAACTTGCAAACTTAATCACTCTAACTTTGTAAAGTTACAGCGGATAAAATCAACATATGAAATTAAACACCTTTCATTCATTGAAAAAACCGCCAAGAGTATGCTTCATGTTTCAAGATAAAAAAATCAATTTAAATCAGTCAGTAAGAACGAAACACGAATCAAGCGTAACGTTTATATTACATAAACCCCGCGTAACAATGTTGAACATTTGTCACATTTTAATAAAATATTTGTTGATTTTTACGTCAGCTAATATTACAAAAATAGTTGATATTTTTAAGTTAGTAAATATTATTTAAAGATTTCACCATTGTTTTGATCGATAAACAATTTCGCTTTATTTAACATCAACTCATTGGCCATCTCTTTCGAAGATAAAAGATCAGAACGAATAAACTTATGGACTTTTAATTCTCCATCAACCTCTTTTGTAATTCGGCCTGCTATACGATATTGGCCAGAATCAGGCTGAGCTTCCTGATAAATTAGAAAATTGTTATATTCAATAGGCTCTATTTGAGATTTATTATTCTCTTTTTGTCCAAATAATTTGCGCCAAAAACTCATTTTTTCTCCTAAATTTAATGTACTTGATTGTCCTTATCATATTCGAATTATCTTTACAAAAACAATACCTTTTCATTAATTAGCTTTTATTTTGGTTTCTTAAGCATGATATTTAGAATCCAGTGCCTAATTTAATATATAACGCATTGTCGTCTTCACTGACAGCAAAATCTAACCCCAAATGTAGACCATAACGTCTAGCCATCAAGTATCGAAAACCAGTACCCGCTGCATAATGGTTATTCTTGGAGAATAGATCATCAAAATCTTGGGTTGCAGAACCTAACCCCCAAATACAGAAACGACCCAACGATTGGTTATTTTCCACATAACTTGTCCTTCAATTGATGATGTATTCTGGTTTTGATAATGGTTTTTTGGAATACCACGTAGATTAATATCAGGATAGGTCGGTGGTGGTAGCAGCTGATTAGCGTCGATGACTGACGCTAATTGACCTTTGATACCAAAGATCCAATTTTTATTTTCTAGAGGTGAAAAATAATTTATTGTGGTTAAGTTTAAGAGATCAAACGTATAATCACTACCAAAACCTGAACGATAAAATTTGTATTCAAGTGTATAGTCTGCTCCCGCTGTTGGGTATAAATAAGAATTTAACGTATCATACTCAATGAAAAGCCCGAGTGCCGATAAGTTGGGGGAGTAATTATCATAATTATACTGTAATGCTATCTCTTCCCAATAAGCGGCATTATCTTCAATAGTTAACTGTGAATGATAATACTCTTGAGAAAAACCAATAAATAGTGGGCTATCGAGTACTCTGAACTGCAATAACTGATTAACCTTCCACTCTTTATTTCCCAACTTCAATTTATCATTTGGTAAGGTATCACTGTTAATAAAGGGATAAAAGGACATGTGAGTATCGCCATATTTACCATTAACAGTGTAACGAATATGGTCGCGATGCCAAGTTCGACGATGACCAGCTTGTACCGCCCAAGTTCCATTATTTGTACCATAAGCACCAATTAAAGAAAGAGCTGGAGTTAGGAGGTGT contains:
- a CDS encoding glyceraldehyde-3-phosphate dehydrogenase — translated: MQNRHEHSLLHSILISILMLTPILSSANSFTDSIDKQFDIGEYLAENAYGFLPIPIILTEPATGFGGGMLGLFLHESDAQKNKRQKLAESKLGGGAHLLTPALSLIGAYGTNNGTWAVQAGHRRTWHRDHIRYTVNGKYGDTHMSFYPFINSDTLPNDKLKLGNKEWKVNQLLQFRVLDSPLFIGFSQEYYHSQLTIEDNAAYWEEIALQYNYDNYSPNLSALGLFIEYDTLNSYLYPTAGADYTLEYKFYRSGFGSDYTFDLLNLTTINYFSPLENKNWIFGIKGQLASVIDANQLLPPPTYPDINLRGIPKNHYQNQNTSSIEGQVMWKITNRWVVSVFGG
- a CDS encoding response regulator transcription factor, encoding MNKILLVEDNINLAHGLIASLKQAGYSCFHADSISQVSGLWEKADLVVLDRQLPDGDSLNFLPSWLELKSIPVIVLTAMITVNERVAGLDSGATDYLTKPFAEAELLARIRVQLRQAGSLVDTSDQLIINDLTIDTASRDVTFNNESIFLTRTEFDLLFFLAKNCGRVFTRDELLDHVWGYNHFPTTRTVDTHILQLRQKLPMLSIETLRGVGYRMKSK
- a CDS encoding DUF2861 family protein is translated as MRKYWLILPLLLSLPSKADDWFLDHDQLTDTHQYFLQGNDSLGFESMIKLWQQHPNVEIEDNLIKLLDSILSYNCGVELTSTEPSVLLSKLKIDRVVTYNRSNVTYSYRVSGYSKLDFENIYLIDNRDHKISIDKFTHGINGYFEIRNEGNKRPLKAGFYQLVIEGEEQTIKQPIILNPQQTSTPLYWVSMTNWGIDRTEFNFPKSCGSPTVDIELFDNSSDENDNKLVYSQRFTKQYPQQLNIDELNQELNPGHYWLKVNLFQRHYQGDIIIDDIQQIAKPFELTVLKQEK
- a CDS encoding DUF3404 domain-containing protein, with the translated sequence MRSLFIVLIITFSPLTMAAINIPQQLEQLRLELINSSSLASYNKNNIERDYPPQLLLPDSMLPQTDKYPLRALIQLYKNSETCDGPWPVTPLLTQPLVFTQATCAQRQLPIGWFARSGYIHPGGGTYAQRYIHKYPNLRPLIQKYRHIKERPTAVATSLLGRLQRMDQSAMSALLKGSDTFLSDGELWLRSEDIYMVFKTSIWQSAASNNQLSLKLKKNADFCSYQTGNICWNSDSSFEPNFIIGLLASLNVILLVGWLIYRWKVKRREFQQRTLILQILTHELRTPIASLGMTVEQFRRDFDLMPEDFYDPFRRLCEDSVKLRQLAEASKDYLQADQEELRRDELESINDWLEYITEELDITLDLAEDRSGSLNQYWLNNCIENLVKNAKKYGVGEVKLTTQYKKNKLLISVSDEGMLSAKDWQKIRAPFETKSGLGLGLTIVESMVKRMGGKIKLEGPPTTFILEIPYE
- a CDS encoding HlyU family transcriptional regulator; the encoded protein is MSFWRKLFGQKENNKSQIEPIEYNNFLIYQEAQPDSGQYRIAGRITKEVDGELKVHKFIRSDLLSSKEMANELMLNKAKLFIDQNNGEIFK
- a CDS encoding Re/Si-specific NAD(P)(+) transhydrogenase subunit alpha: MQIGVPKEIFNDETRVAATPKTVEQLIKLGFNVVIEDNAGILSSFNNDSYQQSGATIASYQDVWQSDIILKVNAPIETEERNELALLKEGSTLISFIWPAQNPELLNKLSENKINVLAMDSVPRISRAQSLDALSSMANIAGYRAVVEAANLFGRFFTGQITAAGKVPPAKVLVAGAGVAGLAAIGAAGSLGAIVRSFDVRPEVKEQVQSMGAEFLEVDFNEDTSSGDGYAKEMSEAFNQAAEKLYAEQAEDVDIIITTALIPGRPAPKLITKEMVDSMKPGSVIVDLAAANGGNCAYTVADKVITTDNGVKIIGYTDMVARLPAQSSQLYSTNLVNLLKLLTKEKDGVINIDFDDVVQRGVTVIKEGEISWPPPPIQVSAQPNLQQKPKLGKEPVQPKEPKSPIKKVIGTIVAVGAFAWIASVAPAEFLSHLTVFILACIVGYYVVWNVTHALHTPLMSVTNAISGIIIVGALLQIGQGSGVVSFLAFIAILIASINIFGGFTVTKRMLEMFRKK
- the pyrC gene encoding dihydroorotase gives rise to the protein MTTLQITRPDDWHVHLRDGDVLTDTVRDISRYNGRALIMPNTVPPVTTTEMAIAYKERIMAEKPANNFTPLMALYLTDKTTPDEIKKAKASGAVVAAKLYPAGATTNSDSGVTSAQKIYPVLEAMEEVGMLLLVHGEVTTHSVDIFDREKEFLETVLAPIVNDFPNLKIVLEHITTAEATEFVNNANENVAATITAHHLLFNRNHMLVGGIKPHFYCLPILKRNTHQQALIAAATSGSPKFFIGTDSAPHAKDKKENACGCAGSYTAHAAVELYAEVFDKEGKLENLEAFVSLNGPTFYNLPVNHDKLTLTKSAWTVPETMSFGHDVVVPIRAAEEIEWSLS
- the pntB gene encoding Re/Si-specific NAD(P)(+) transhydrogenase subunit beta, translated to MSAGLVQAAYIVAAVLFIMSLAGLSKQESARTGNYYGIAGMAIALIATIFGPYSSGIGWVIVAMVIGAGIGIYYAKKVEMTEMPELVAILHSFVGLAAVFVGYNSFLHHGELSGALLTIHHVEVFLGIFIGAVTFTGSIVAFCKLRGLISSSPLMLPHKHKLNLLAVVVSFLLMVNFASGNDSVYILIIMTLIAFVFGYHLVASIGGADMPVVVSMLNSYSGWAAAAAGFMLANDLLIVTGALVGSSGAILSYIMCKAMNRSFISVIAGGFGQEVVISEDIDQGEHQEISASDVAEMLKESRSVVITPGYGMAVAQAQYPVYEITEKLRAQGVNVRFGIHPVAGRLPGHMNVLLAEAKVPYDIVLEMDEINDDLSDTDTVLVIGANDTVNPSAQDDPNSPIAGMPVLEVWNAKNVIVFKRSMSPGYAGVQNPLFFKENSHMLFGDAKESCVAISSHL